The proteins below are encoded in one region of Bdellovibrio bacteriovorus:
- a CDS encoding tetratricopeptide repeat protein: protein MFKPLKISIAVSLVCGTAFADPALTVKKSGRAPASTLKVKSSLVPTFDVYQKKVVKGKVEVFKVKNIPLLDLGEEREVQASVLSPLRLPASREVELKETRRRESLNVMQIQLAPYNEVVNAPKAVTSAEAFNKIPDIKILNPVMEPVTKDPLVQLAKMDDMQPNDYKLLQALIFLEIQKKYELAMGLFAELMEDPEHRIQALYNYAMTAKGMGLNSEFRQYMIQLAQETKDKMWQQKATEALVKHINVLETSDIALIDPLVIKYEIDVTKNEEYQLTRAKHYSDKGQLGLVEDALMYISEKSPLYPDSLLLTALFNYRQGKVDDATIQLEKLMAATDGNKTLQLRSVAALTLARIQFQKGDYKDAFQSYLKVDKSNPLWLQAMVESAWTQILGEDYEGAAGNMFSLHTDFFKNAFSPESYVVRTVGYLNLCQYGDGVQVLNEMNKKYAPWKKKLEDYQKAHKDSLTYYDTVKNWIKNSDLKEVDGLPRSFIVELARHPAYMSVQKQINAYEDEIVRFNKIALTLIKMERELIAKQNEANKDLASAKKGIKGDSPSESAIASVQEAEKKLLSYRIQYHIAKKARVSIKNLRSQGIARIEKEKSVLRAQASQALAGRFNEMLAGLNKVLDQNEVLQYELYSGAGEHLRYQMAGGDVNEKERPELKVQKEKSLNWKFKGEIWEDEVGHYRSSLKNVCPQENGSNGGVAGLSEQ, encoded by the coding sequence ATGTTTAAGCCTTTAAAAATTTCGATTGCTGTAAGCCTGGTGTGTGGGACTGCTTTTGCAGACCCCGCACTGACTGTGAAAAAATCAGGCCGTGCTCCAGCAAGCACTCTCAAAGTAAAATCAAGCCTTGTTCCTACTTTTGATGTGTATCAAAAGAAAGTCGTTAAAGGAAAAGTGGAAGTTTTTAAAGTTAAAAACATTCCTCTTTTAGACTTGGGTGAAGAGCGCGAGGTTCAAGCGTCGGTGTTAAGTCCGCTGCGCCTCCCCGCTTCCCGCGAAGTGGAACTTAAGGAAACACGTCGTCGTGAATCTTTGAATGTCATGCAAATCCAATTGGCTCCGTACAACGAAGTGGTGAATGCTCCGAAGGCAGTCACTTCTGCGGAAGCCTTTAACAAGATTCCGGATATAAAAATCTTGAATCCTGTGATGGAGCCTGTCACTAAAGATCCTTTGGTGCAATTGGCGAAAATGGACGACATGCAGCCAAATGACTACAAACTTTTGCAAGCTTTGATCTTCTTGGAAATTCAAAAGAAGTATGAACTTGCCATGGGTCTTTTTGCCGAGTTGATGGAAGATCCTGAACATCGTATTCAGGCTCTTTATAACTATGCCATGACGGCCAAAGGCATGGGTTTAAACTCGGAATTCCGTCAGTACATGATTCAGTTGGCGCAAGAGACTAAAGACAAGATGTGGCAGCAAAAAGCCACGGAAGCTTTGGTGAAGCATATCAATGTGCTTGAAACTTCTGACATCGCTTTGATTGATCCTTTGGTGATCAAATACGAAATCGATGTGACGAAGAATGAAGAGTATCAATTGACACGTGCGAAGCACTATTCAGACAAGGGCCAATTGGGCTTGGTTGAAGATGCTTTGATGTACATCTCTGAAAAGTCCCCTCTTTATCCGGATTCACTTCTTTTGACGGCGTTGTTCAACTACCGTCAAGGTAAAGTGGACGACGCGACTATTCAGTTGGAAAAACTGATGGCCGCAACGGATGGCAACAAAACTTTGCAGCTTCGTTCCGTCGCCGCACTGACTTTGGCGCGCATCCAGTTCCAAAAAGGTGACTATAAAGATGCGTTCCAATCTTACTTGAAAGTCGATAAGTCCAACCCTCTTTGGTTGCAAGCGATGGTTGAAAGCGCTTGGACACAAATCTTGGGTGAAGACTATGAAGGTGCTGCTGGGAATATGTTCTCGTTGCACACAGACTTCTTTAAGAATGCCTTTTCGCCAGAGTCTTACGTTGTTCGTACCGTCGGTTACTTGAATCTGTGCCAATACGGTGACGGCGTGCAAGTGCTGAACGAGATGAACAAAAAGTATGCTCCTTGGAAGAAGAAATTAGAAGACTACCAAAAAGCTCACAAAGACTCTTTGACGTATTATGATACGGTGAAAAACTGGATCAAAAACTCAGATCTTAAAGAGGTGGATGGTCTTCCCCGCTCTTTCATCGTTGAATTGGCTCGTCACCCGGCTTACATGAGCGTGCAAAAACAAATCAATGCTTATGAAGACGAAATCGTTCGCTTCAACAAGATTGCTTTGACGCTGATTAAAATGGAGCGCGAGTTGATCGCAAAACAAAATGAAGCGAATAAAGACTTGGCTTCCGCGAAAAAAGGTATCAAAGGCGACTCTCCTTCTGAAAGCGCTATCGCCAGCGTTCAAGAAGCCGAGAAAAAACTTTTGAGCTATCGCATCCAATACCACATCGCTAAAAAAGCGCGTGTGTCGATCAAGAATTTAAGATCACAAGGTATTGCGCGAATTGAAAAAGAAAAATCCGTTCTTCGTGCCCAAGCTTCTCAGGCCCTTGCTGGTCGTTTCAATGAAATGCTGGCAGGTTTGAATAAGGTTTTGGATCAAAACGAAGTCTTGCAATACGAATTGTATTCCGGTGCCGGTGAACATCTTCGCTACCAAATGGCAGGTGGAGATGTGAACGAAAAAGAACGTCCCGAGTTGAAAGTTCAAAAAGAAAAAAGTTTGAACTGGAAATTCAAAGGTGAAATCTGGGAAGACGAAGTGGGTCACTATCGTTCTTCTTTGAAAAATGTCTGCCCGCAAGAGAATGGCTCTAACGGCGGCGTAGCTGGTTTGTCTGAACAATAA
- a CDS encoding outer membrane beta-barrel domain-containing protein, producing MLKKTLLMIILAASQAFAQQGADTKPATNADQRGSDKLDIKKLEQKYWAAKDDDFSVVQNRRYTKADRFYLTLAGGVPINDPFGKGSITGAQLGYFFNERWGVDVSYQKVNMEDNDSTKQFKEDNLTSPNYNFIDSSTMLSVTYVPLYAKMSFVDKAIIYFDMGISLGVGTTDYLIKKEEGDEKKNGMTYQIGINQQIFFSEHFAIRADFINKFTNEERMKYSTIAPDRDMGSKMVNDTSLMVGITYWH from the coding sequence ATGTTGAAGAAAACACTTTTAATGATCATCTTGGCTGCATCGCAAGCATTCGCACAGCAAGGCGCTGACACGAAACCAGCTACGAACGCAGACCAAAGAGGCAGCGATAAACTGGACATTAAAAAACTAGAACAAAAATACTGGGCGGCGAAAGATGACGACTTCAGTGTCGTACAAAACCGTCGTTACACGAAAGCGGACAGATTCTATCTAACCCTGGCTGGCGGTGTTCCTATCAATGACCCGTTCGGTAAAGGTTCGATCACGGGAGCTCAGTTGGGTTACTTCTTCAACGAACGTTGGGGCGTTGATGTGAGTTACCAAAAAGTGAACATGGAAGACAACGACAGTACGAAGCAGTTCAAAGAAGACAACTTAACTTCTCCGAACTACAACTTCATTGATTCATCAACAATGTTGTCGGTCACCTATGTTCCTCTTTACGCAAAAATGAGCTTCGTTGACAAAGCCATCATCTATTTCGATATGGGTATTTCTTTGGGTGTGGGTACGACAGATTACCTCATCAAAAAAGAAGAAGGCGATGAAAAGAAAAACGGCATGACTTACCAAATCGGTATCAATCAGCAGATTTTCTTCTCGGAGCACTTCGCGATTCGTGCGGACTTCATCAATAAGTTCACAAACGAAGAGCGTATGAAATACAGCACGATCGCACCAGACCGCGATATGGGGTCTAAAATGGTGAACGATACGTCTTTAATGGTGGGTATCACGTATTGGCATTAA
- a CDS encoding HAMP domain-containing methyl-accepting chemotaxis protein — protein sequence MSLKSWFQGIRGKLLFAAVLPMIGFTTIYFISHSGMSDLGKGIETANNDVIPSIQGLGDMRQARNAFGYQTYAAMAQHDPKKREAHITIAKEAVANLKKAIDFYESFPFTPEAEKLWAPSRPIRADYFATLEKVTQHLDEGANDKAMALMQGPVWDYGTTINKVTSDSLNYYRERVKVETARATETLSRADKMLMTITLVSSFAIFALLLWLAAKIANSVASIASRLSGAGNQVASAVEQLNEAGNSLSQSSTEAAASLEETVAALEEMSSMVQMNSDNAKQAAALSASSKDAAESGEREIQTLIQSMTEISKSSKKIEEIISVIDDIAFQTNLLALNAAVEAARAGEQGKGFAVVAEAVRTLAQRSAAAAKDITVLIKDSVSQIDHGSDIADKSGAVLTNIVSSVKKVSDLNNEIAAASSEQTTGIQQISKAMNQLDQAAQSNAASAEEIAATSGEINNLAATNQNLTVELNTVILGGDATVASTPAEAKVKGATRMKTSSKVIPFKSAKPMAVAKKSESQATIPFDDDERAKVGSTDGF from the coding sequence ATGTCTCTAAAGTCATGGTTTCAAGGTATCCGCGGAAAATTGCTCTTTGCAGCTGTTCTTCCGATGATCGGCTTTACAACAATTTATTTTATCTCTCACTCGGGAATGTCGGACTTGGGTAAAGGCATCGAAACTGCCAACAACGACGTCATTCCTAGCATTCAAGGGCTGGGCGATATGCGCCAAGCGCGCAATGCTTTCGGTTATCAGACCTATGCCGCTATGGCACAGCATGATCCGAAAAAGCGTGAAGCCCATATCACGATCGCCAAAGAAGCCGTCGCAAATTTAAAGAAAGCGATCGACTTCTATGAGTCTTTCCCCTTCACTCCCGAAGCCGAAAAACTCTGGGCTCCCAGTCGCCCGATTCGCGCAGACTACTTTGCGACGCTAGAAAAAGTTACGCAGCATCTGGATGAAGGTGCGAACGACAAAGCCATGGCTCTTATGCAGGGACCTGTCTGGGATTACGGTACAACCATCAATAAAGTGACTTCAGATTCTTTGAACTACTATCGTGAAAGAGTCAAAGTAGAAACAGCTCGTGCCACTGAAACATTGTCTCGTGCTGACAAAATGTTAATGACGATCACTTTAGTTTCTTCATTCGCGATCTTCGCCCTTTTATTATGGTTAGCAGCAAAAATTGCGAACTCAGTAGCTTCGATTGCAAGTCGTTTGAGTGGCGCGGGCAACCAAGTGGCTTCGGCGGTGGAACAGTTGAACGAAGCTGGCAATAGCCTATCACAATCTTCAACTGAAGCAGCGGCTTCTTTGGAAGAAACAGTGGCCGCCCTTGAAGAAATGAGCTCGATGGTACAAATGAATTCCGACAACGCGAAGCAAGCAGCGGCCCTTTCTGCTTCGTCAAAAGATGCCGCGGAAAGCGGCGAACGCGAGATTCAAACACTGATCCAATCCATGACAGAGATTTCAAAATCTTCTAAAAAGATCGAAGAGATTATCTCTGTGATCGATGACATCGCCTTCCAAACAAACTTGTTAGCTTTGAATGCGGCCGTTGAAGCGGCTCGTGCTGGTGAACAAGGTAAAGGATTCGCGGTTGTGGCTGAAGCCGTTCGCACATTAGCCCAAAGAAGTGCGGCAGCAGCAAAAGACATCACAGTGCTTATTAAGGATTCCGTTTCTCAGATTGATCACGGTAGCGACATCGCAGATAAGAGCGGCGCGGTTTTAACGAACATTGTAAGCTCGGTTAAAAAAGTATCTGATCTTAATAATGAGATTGCGGCGGCAAGTTCCGAGCAAACAACTGGAATTCAGCAAATTAGCAAAGCGATGAATCAGCTCGATCAAGCAGCTCAGTCCAACGCCGCTTCTGCTGAAGAAATCGCAGCGACAAGTGGTGAGATCAATAATCTTGCAGCGACGAACCAGAACTTAACTGTTGAGCTGAATACCGTTATCTTAGGTGGAGACGCGACGGTGGCTTCGACTCCTGCTGAAGCGAAGGTTAAAGGCGCCACAAGAATGAAGACCTCAAGCAAAGTTATTCCCTTTAAATCGGCAAAACCGATGGCGGTAGCGAAGAAGTCTGAATCTCAAGCAACAATCCCGTTCGACGATGATGAACGGGCTAAAGTCGGAAGTACCGACGGATTTTAA